Proteins from a single region of Acidovorax sp. NCPPB 3576:
- a CDS encoding phage portal protein, translated as MFDFLRRGASAEAPPRPRAEATSTITFTGMDDPALLEFIRNGQRSSEITMLRNTAALRCLTLISNGLGMLPTNLYRSGDDKEIAKDHSAYKLLRVKPNPWQTPMEFKSQMQVLLETEGNAYARVIRAAGRPIHLIPFEKGRVDPKLGSNFRMQYRCQTENGGQITLDQDEILHVRDLSLDGVTGLSRRKLSTEVFELAQGAQRAASRVFEKGVMAGGAIEVKEALSDKAYERMRSSLDNDHAGSENAGKWMLLEEGATAAKWSSTGRDAQHIENRNFQIEEVARLYGTPRPLLMMDDTSWGSGIEQLAIFFVQYTLAPRFVSWEQALERSLLTDAERGNFYFKFNERALMRGTLKDQADYFAKALGAGGHQPWHTANEVRDLADYPADPNAKFDTLGDPSGKKAPNEPDKTP; from the coding sequence ATGTTCGACTTTCTCCGCCGGGGCGCCTCGGCGGAGGCGCCGCCGCGTCCGCGCGCGGAGGCAACCAGCACCATCACGTTCACCGGGATGGACGACCCGGCACTGCTGGAGTTCATCCGCAACGGGCAGCGCAGCTCGGAAATCACCATGCTGCGCAACACCGCGGCGCTGCGGTGCCTGACCCTGATCAGCAACGGGCTGGGCATGCTGCCCACGAACCTCTATCGCTCAGGCGACGACAAGGAAATCGCCAAGGATCACTCCGCCTACAAGCTTCTGCGCGTGAAGCCGAACCCCTGGCAGACGCCCATGGAGTTCAAGAGCCAGATGCAGGTACTGCTGGAGACCGAGGGCAACGCATACGCCCGCGTGATCCGCGCAGCGGGCCGGCCGATCCACCTGATCCCATTCGAGAAGGGCCGGGTCGATCCGAAGCTGGGCAGCAACTTCCGCATGCAGTACCGCTGCCAGACGGAAAACGGCGGCCAGATCACGTTGGACCAGGACGAAATCCTGCACGTGCGCGACCTCTCGCTCGACGGCGTGACGGGGCTCTCCCGCCGCAAGCTGTCCACCGAGGTGTTCGAGCTGGCCCAGGGCGCGCAGCGCGCCGCGTCGCGGGTCTTCGAGAAGGGCGTGATGGCGGGCGGCGCGATCGAGGTGAAGGAGGCGCTCTCCGACAAGGCGTATGAGCGCATGCGCAGCTCCCTCGACAACGACCACGCCGGCTCGGAAAACGCCGGCAAGTGGATGCTGCTGGAAGAGGGCGCAACGGCCGCGAAGTGGTCATCCACTGGCCGCGACGCACAGCACATCGAGAACCGCAACTTCCAGATCGAGGAAGTCGCCCGCCTTTACGGCACGCCTCGGCCTCTTCTGATGATGGATGACACCAGTTGGGGCTCTGGCATCGAGCAACTGGCCATCTTCTTCGTGCAGTACACGCTGGCGCCGCGCTTCGTCTCCTGGGAGCAGGCGCTGGAGAGATCGCTTCTGACGGACGCCGAGAGGGGCAACTTCTACTTCAAGTTCAACGAGCGCGCGCTGATGCGCGGCACGCTGAAAGACCAGGCCGACTACTTCGCCAAGGCGCTTGGCGCTGGCGGGCACCAGCCCTGGCACACCGCCAACGAAGTCCGCGACTTGGCCGACTACCCCGCCGACCCGAACGCCAAGTTCGACACCCTGGGCGATCCCTCGGGAAAGAAAGCACCCAATGAGCCTGACAAAACTCCCTGA
- a CDS encoding phage major capsid protein, with protein sequence MALQKVADLAAAQPVPRGILAVRADAGTSPGEIKALVEGMNKAFADFKAEHTRQLDEIKASRSGADQEAAIQKINAHLDRLQKETEDAHTKLASAQMGAGEKTVVDKEYSAAFRAHFARGEVQASLNKGVATEGGYLAPVEWDRSITDRLIEVSPIRSIASVQSISTAGYTKLFNNRGATSGWVGETAARPQTNTPTFSPLTFKPGELYANPAATQQLLDDSEINLESWLANEVETEFAYQEGIAFLSGTGANDRPNGLLTYVTGGTNAATHPWGDIKTVGSGAVGAITADSLIDLIYALPDEYTANARFVLNRTAQGVIRKLKDGQGNYLWQPSYVAGQPATIAGYPVTTVAGMPNIAANAIVALFGDFKRGYQIVDRTGVRVLRDPYTNKPFVQFYTTKRVGGGLLNPDVIKALKVNAA encoded by the coding sequence ATGGCTCTCCAGAAGGTGGCCGACTTGGCCGCCGCGCAGCCCGTGCCCCGAGGCATCCTGGCCGTGCGCGCCGACGCCGGCACCAGCCCTGGCGAAATCAAAGCCCTCGTGGAAGGCATGAATAAGGCGTTCGCCGACTTCAAGGCTGAGCACACCCGTCAACTGGACGAGATCAAGGCCAGCCGCTCCGGCGCGGACCAGGAGGCGGCGATCCAGAAGATCAACGCCCACCTCGATCGGCTGCAGAAGGAAACCGAAGACGCCCACACCAAGCTCGCCTCGGCCCAGATGGGTGCGGGCGAGAAGACCGTGGTGGACAAGGAATACAGTGCCGCGTTCCGCGCACACTTCGCGCGCGGTGAAGTTCAGGCGTCGCTGAACAAGGGCGTGGCCACCGAAGGCGGTTACCTGGCACCTGTCGAATGGGACCGCTCCATCACAGACCGCCTGATCGAAGTCTCTCCGATCCGCAGCATCGCCTCAGTGCAGTCGATTTCGACGGCTGGCTACACCAAGCTGTTCAACAACCGCGGCGCCACGTCCGGGTGGGTGGGCGAGACCGCTGCGCGGCCGCAGACCAACACGCCGACGTTCAGCCCGCTGACGTTCAAGCCGGGCGAGCTGTACGCCAACCCGGCCGCCACGCAGCAACTGCTGGACGACTCGGAGATCAACCTGGAATCCTGGCTCGCCAACGAAGTGGAGACCGAGTTCGCCTATCAGGAGGGTATCGCCTTCCTGAGCGGCACCGGTGCCAACGATCGCCCGAACGGCCTGCTGACGTACGTCACCGGTGGCACCAACGCAGCCACGCACCCCTGGGGTGACATCAAGACGGTGGGCTCTGGCGCGGTGGGTGCGATCACAGCGGATTCGTTGATCGATCTGATCTACGCGCTGCCCGACGAGTACACCGCCAATGCGCGCTTCGTGCTGAACCGCACCGCCCAGGGCGTGATCCGCAAGCTGAAGGACGGCCAGGGCAACTACCTGTGGCAGCCCAGCTATGTGGCGGGCCAGCCGGCCACCATCGCCGGCTACCCCGTGACCACCGTGGCCGGCATGCCCAACATCGCGGCCAACGCCATCGTGGCGCTGTTCGGCGACTTCAAGCGCGGCTACCAGATCGTGGATCGCACTGGTGTGCGCGTCCTGCGCGATCCGTACACCAACAAGCCGTTCGTGCAGTTCTACACGACCAAGCGCGTGGGTGGCGGTCTGCTGAACCCTGACGTGATCAAGGCCTTGAAGGTCAACGCAGCCTGA
- the gp17 gene encoding tail completion protein gp17, which translates to MSLETDLISVLKARCPRVHLGTAPHDTATPYITWQHVGGASLRYLDNSPADKRNSFIQINAWAATPKAALDLLRQIEDDLCAATNLTVSPQGEPVGAYDDGDTLKGALQSFSIWGARS; encoded by the coding sequence ATGAGTCTTGAGACCGACCTGATCTCTGTTCTGAAGGCGCGCTGCCCGCGTGTCCACCTTGGCACAGCGCCGCACGACACGGCGACGCCTTACATCACCTGGCAGCACGTCGGCGGCGCTTCGCTGCGCTACCTCGACAACAGCCCGGCCGACAAGCGCAACTCCTTCATCCAGATCAACGCCTGGGCCGCGACGCCAAAGGCTGCGCTGGACCTGCTGCGCCAGATTGAAGACGACCTGTGCGCAGCCACCAACTTGACGGTCTCGCCCCAGGGTGAGCCGGTCGGTGCCTATGACGACGGCGACACGCTGAAGGGCGCGCTGCAGAGCTTTTCCATCTGGGGCGCGCGCTCATAA
- a CDS encoding phage regulatory CII family protein → MSLLDAARRLVRRLPGGIETNAQRFDVTPSTLRHQLAGTGGYRFSLENAELATQFAIEQGVDNPLEIVNTLAKNCGAMVIPLPGLYETGGGTMKDLAAAAHEFAQFVSLAALAPADGVVTANELSAVTTELSHLIGCAQRVRAGLAEMHEAGKPKAESPHLDVPVIDSAGPEAARSSWTAGPGTGAAWVGRMQEA, encoded by the coding sequence ATGAGCCTTCTCGACGCGGCACGCCGCCTTGTCCGTCGCCTCCCTGGCGGGATCGAAACCAACGCTCAGCGCTTCGACGTCACCCCATCCACGCTGCGCCATCAGCTTGCCGGAACAGGGGGCTATCGGTTCAGTTTGGAGAACGCCGAGCTGGCGACGCAGTTCGCGATCGAGCAAGGGGTGGACAACCCACTGGAGATCGTGAACACGCTGGCCAAGAACTGCGGCGCGATGGTCATTCCTCTCCCGGGGCTTTACGAAACCGGGGGCGGCACGATGAAAGACCTGGCGGCGGCGGCACACGAGTTCGCACAGTTCGTGAGCTTGGCCGCCCTCGCGCCGGCTGATGGCGTCGTCACTGCTAACGAGCTTTCTGCTGTGACCACCGAGCTTTCGCACCTGATCGGGTGCGCGCAGCGGGTGCGCGCAGGCCTGGCGGAGATGCATGAGGCAGGCAAGCCGAAAGCCGAGAGCCCGCATCTCGACGTTCCGGTCATTGACAGCGCGGGCCCAGAGGCCGCGCGCAGCAGCTGGACAGCAGGGCCCGGCACAGGCGCTGCGTGGGTCGGCCGGATGCAGGAGGCGTAG
- a CDS encoding HK97 gp10 family phage protein, protein MTRTGAKTFSAAVDTAGLDSLLDQLGEVADDAVRPSAQAGSQVLYDEVKRNVAGLGRKTGNLDASIYQKFSPEKSLDGKAVYNISWNHKKAPHGHLVEYGYLQRYRYRPDGMGPMVRPGMDGQRKPGRRASQAEKDAYYVTLPTPKQVPAKAFVRRAESAFDRAYKAAEDELVRRVAAKAGAA, encoded by the coding sequence ATGACGCGGACGGGTGCGAAGACGTTCAGTGCCGCGGTGGATACCGCAGGCCTCGATTCCTTGCTCGATCAGTTGGGTGAAGTGGCAGACGATGCGGTGCGCCCCTCGGCCCAGGCAGGCTCCCAGGTGCTGTACGACGAGGTGAAGCGCAACGTCGCCGGCCTTGGCCGAAAGACCGGCAATCTGGATGCCTCGATCTACCAGAAGTTCAGCCCGGAAAAGTCGCTGGACGGAAAGGCGGTCTACAACATCAGTTGGAACCACAAGAAGGCGCCGCACGGTCACTTGGTGGAGTACGGCTATCTGCAGCGCTATCGCTACCGTCCTGACGGAATGGGCCCCATGGTACGCCCGGGTATGGACGGCCAGCGCAAGCCCGGCCGCCGCGCTTCGCAGGCCGAAAAGGACGCCTATTACGTGACTCTCCCGACGCCGAAGCAGGTTCCTGCCAAGGCATTCGTGCGGCGCGCTGAGAGTGCCTTTGATCGCGCCTACAAGGCGGCCGAGGACGAACTGGTCCGCCGAGTCGCGGCGAAGGCAGGTGCTGCATGA
- a CDS encoding terminase large subunit, producing the protein MEWTTACVDWESRLVEGRSIIPAPIYRDEAEAALAIFRELKVVDLPGKPTFGECSEQWVFDFVAAIFGAYDAETGQQLIREYGLLISKKNTKSTIAAGIMLTALILCWREDEEHLILAPTKEVADNSFKPAAGMIRADEELSALFHVQGHVRTITHRLNGNSLKVVAADTDTVSGKKSGKVLVDELWLFGKRGNAEGMFLEALGGQVSRDEGWVIFLTTQSDEPPAGVFKEKLGYWRDIRDGVIVNPKVLGVLYEFPAKMVERKEYLARENFYITNPNIGKSVSAEWLADKLLENQTKTDGTYQQFLAKHLNVEIGLNLRSDRWLGADFWEAAAIPVFTLEELLERCEVATIGIDGGGLDDMLGLAVVGREIGTGRWLVWTRAWLHPIALERRKSEESRYRDFAKQGDLVLAEQVGKDIADVIAIVSQVVESGLLDKAGVDRAGLGGIYDALVGTKDEPGPVKEDQVVGIPQGWQLQGAIKTAERHLAAKKLVHGGRALMAWCVGNAKVVAVGNAISITKQASGFAKIDPLMALFDAIYLMALNPKARGRSVYEERGFRYL; encoded by the coding sequence ATGGAATGGACGACAGCCTGCGTCGATTGGGAGAGCAGGCTGGTCGAGGGCCGTTCGATCATCCCGGCGCCGATATACCGCGACGAGGCCGAGGCTGCGCTGGCCATCTTTCGCGAGCTGAAGGTAGTGGACTTGCCCGGCAAACCCACTTTCGGCGAATGCTCGGAGCAGTGGGTCTTCGACTTCGTGGCTGCAATTTTTGGCGCGTACGACGCCGAGACCGGCCAGCAGCTGATCCGTGAATACGGCCTGCTGATCTCGAAGAAGAACACGAAATCGACCATCGCCGCCGGCATCATGCTGACGGCGCTGATCCTGTGCTGGCGCGAGGACGAGGAACACCTGATCCTGGCGCCGACGAAAGAGGTGGCTGACAACAGCTTCAAGCCGGCGGCCGGGATGATCCGGGCCGACGAAGAGCTCTCCGCGCTGTTCCACGTCCAGGGCCACGTGCGCACCATCACCCATCGCCTGAACGGCAACAGCCTGAAGGTGGTGGCGGCCGACACGGACACGGTGTCAGGCAAGAAGTCCGGCAAGGTGCTGGTGGACGAGCTCTGGCTGTTCGGCAAGCGCGGCAACGCCGAAGGCATGTTTCTGGAGGCGCTGGGCGGCCAGGTCTCGCGCGACGAGGGTTGGGTCATCTTCCTGACCACCCAGAGCGACGAACCGCCGGCGGGCGTGTTCAAGGAGAAGCTGGGCTACTGGCGCGACATCCGGGACGGCGTGATCGTCAATCCCAAGGTTCTGGGCGTGCTGTACGAGTTCCCGGCCAAGATGGTCGAGCGCAAGGAATACCTGGCGCGCGAGAACTTCTACATCACCAACCCGAACATCGGCAAGTCGGTGAGCGCCGAGTGGCTGGCCGACAAGCTGCTGGAGAACCAGACCAAGACGGACGGCACCTACCAGCAGTTCCTGGCCAAGCACCTGAACGTCGAGATCGGGCTGAACCTGCGCAGCGACCGCTGGCTGGGCGCGGACTTCTGGGAAGCCGCGGCAATCCCGGTGTTCACGCTGGAGGAACTGCTTGAGCGCTGCGAGGTGGCCACCATCGGCATTGACGGCGGCGGGCTGGACGACATGCTGGGCCTGGCAGTGGTCGGGCGCGAGATCGGCACCGGCCGCTGGCTGGTCTGGACGCGCGCCTGGCTGCACCCGATTGCGCTGGAGCGCCGCAAGTCCGAGGAATCGCGCTACCGCGACTTTGCGAAGCAGGGCGACTTGGTGCTGGCGGAGCAGGTGGGCAAGGACATCGCCGATGTGATTGCCATCGTGTCGCAGGTCGTGGAATCCGGCCTGCTGGACAAGGCGGGCGTGGACCGCGCGGGGCTCGGAGGCATCTACGACGCGCTGGTGGGCACCAAGGACGAGCCCGGTCCTGTGAAAGAGGACCAGGTGGTGGGCATCCCGCAGGGGTGGCAGCTGCAAGGCGCCATCAAAACGGCCGAGCGCCACCTGGCCGCCAAGAAGCTGGTGCATGGCGGGCGGGCGCTGATGGCTTGGTGCGTAGGAAACGCGAAGGTGGTTGCGGTCGGCAATGCTATTTCGATCACCAAACAGGCCAGTGGTTTCGCCAAGATCGACCCGCTCATGGCCCTGTTCGACGCCATCTACCTGATGGCACTCAACCCGAAGGCGAGAGGCCGCTCTGTGTATGAAGAGCGCGGCTTCCGCTACCTGTAA
- a CDS encoding XRE family transcriptional regulator, which translates to MQTLAQRIRSARTELGITQVELAKRAEMKQSDVSKLERGDSQKTSNLIRLAMALAVNPQWLDTGDGPRRPEESNVAAAPMLGRSRLVPVVGHVKAGPDGYLEEMQYPVGHGEGCVEYWTKDEAAYALRIKGDSMHPRYRAREFIVVTPSIEAQQGNDVVVRMRDGRKLLKQLNWQRPEELQLLSINDGYAPMTLDTAEVDSIHRVGGSVPPDAFIEPC; encoded by the coding sequence ATGCAAACACTCGCCCAACGCATCAGATCTGCCCGCACGGAGCTCGGGATCACTCAGGTGGAATTGGCCAAGCGGGCCGAGATGAAACAATCGGATGTGTCGAAGTTGGAGCGCGGCGACTCGCAGAAGACCTCCAACCTTATCCGTTTGGCTATGGCTCTGGCCGTGAACCCGCAGTGGCTGGACACGGGCGATGGACCGCGTAGACCGGAAGAATCCAATGTCGCGGCAGCCCCAATGCTCGGCCGGTCACGGCTGGTCCCAGTGGTAGGACACGTCAAGGCAGGGCCTGACGGATACCTGGAGGAGATGCAGTACCCCGTCGGCCACGGCGAAGGCTGCGTTGAATACTGGACGAAAGACGAGGCTGCCTACGCCCTGAGAATCAAGGGCGACTCGATGCACCCCCGATACCGAGCCCGAGAGTTCATCGTAGTGACGCCTTCCATCGAGGCTCAGCAAGGCAATGACGTGGTGGTGCGGATGCGCGACGGCAGGAAGCTGCTGAAGCAACTCAACTGGCAACGGCCTGAAGAGCTGCAGCTTCTGTCGATCAACGACGGCTATGCACCGATGACGCTCGACACGGCAGAGGTTGATTCGATCCATCGGGTAGGGGGCAGCGTGCCGCCCGATGCATTCATCGAGCCCTGCTGA
- a CDS encoding head-tail connector protein yields MSLVSLDQGLAHLRADAGDEDDLIALYLGAAEQSVVDYLNRQVFADQAAMDAAVTAGTAGLHPMVTNKAVEAAILMTLGHLYANREQVAIGVSVAEMPFGPRSLLRPHRIFPGF; encoded by the coding sequence ATGTCCCTTGTGTCTCTGGACCAGGGCCTGGCGCACCTGCGGGCCGACGCCGGCGATGAGGACGACCTGATCGCCCTCTACCTTGGCGCGGCCGAGCAGTCGGTGGTCGATTACCTAAATCGCCAGGTGTTCGCCGACCAGGCCGCCATGGACGCCGCCGTGACCGCTGGCACTGCGGGGCTTCACCCCATGGTGACGAACAAGGCGGTAGAGGCGGCGATCCTGATGACGCTGGGGCACCTCTACGCAAACCGCGAGCAGGTGGCGATCGGTGTGTCGGTGGCTGAGATGCCATTTGGCCCCCGGTCGCTCCTGCGCCCGCATCGCATCTTTCCGGGGTTTTGA
- a CDS encoding phage head closure protein: MLAAGSLNRRITIQKPGQLHDEWGSPIPGSENWVEVAKPWASIKNLSGLGAIKADAQASVVKTSIRIRYRTDITAGMRALHGATVYDINAVLPDEARREHVDLVCEVKK; encoded by the coding sequence ATGCTCGCTGCAGGATCACTCAATCGACGGATCACCATCCAGAAGCCGGGGCAGTTGCACGATGAGTGGGGCTCCCCAATCCCGGGCTCCGAGAACTGGGTCGAGGTGGCCAAGCCCTGGGCGAGCATCAAGAACCTGAGCGGCTTGGGCGCTATCAAGGCTGACGCGCAAGCCTCTGTTGTGAAGACGTCCATCCGCATCCGTTACCGCACCGACATCACTGCCGGCATGCGTGCGCTGCACGGAGCTACGGTGTACGACATCAATGCGGTGCTGCCGGACGAAGCTCGGCGCGAGCACGTCGACCTGGTTTGCGAGGTGAAGAAATGA
- a CDS encoding replicative DNA helicase produces MRDDRRIPVSLESEAGLLSGLLLDNEAIHRIPGLDADAFHGPVNAEVFRAIQQLASAGRPFDTVSVYTHLQAIGSETTLIELNDIAQYVPSAANIRRYAEVVADRYRLRQLMEAGSAIADIAMEPNATSAEQIDQAQMMLAKLATVKAKREPQHIAESLTHYLGLLQDLSDGKNPAIRTGIGGLDKILNGGMRRGEVMVIGARPKHGKTALSLTMARNMARDHSVLFLSQEMPISQLMHRHTAAAGSFDLARILAADAGDHDMWDAVADAARRLGDLNLNHDDQCSLSLMDIRRKAIKVKRERGLDVLFVDFLQLMAGAGEESRNRELDVIVNGIKALALDLGICVVVLSQMSRKADEHYSRPAMTYLRDSGAIEAAADQIALLFTDWAHPLSKRKPEFQGFAELEIVAHRNGPQGLVPLEFIGKYQQMGDWLHPLPVHTQSTMPVSRGAKF; encoded by the coding sequence ATGCGTGACGATCGCCGTATTCCGGTCAGCCTTGAGTCGGAGGCTGGGCTGCTGAGCGGGCTGCTTCTGGACAACGAGGCGATCCATCGCATCCCAGGCCTGGACGCCGATGCATTCCACGGCCCCGTGAACGCGGAGGTGTTCCGCGCGATCCAGCAGCTGGCGTCCGCCGGAAGGCCGTTCGACACCGTGTCCGTGTACACGCACCTGCAAGCGATTGGCAGCGAGACGACGCTGATCGAGCTGAACGACATTGCCCAGTACGTGCCGAGTGCAGCCAACATCCGGCGCTATGCCGAAGTGGTGGCGGACCGCTACCGGCTGCGGCAGCTCATGGAGGCAGGCAGCGCGATAGCCGACATCGCCATGGAGCCGAACGCGACTTCGGCCGAACAGATTGACCAGGCGCAGATGATGCTCGCGAAGCTCGCCACCGTGAAGGCCAAGCGGGAGCCCCAGCACATAGCCGAGTCCCTTACCCACTACCTGGGGCTCCTGCAGGACCTGAGCGACGGCAAGAACCCGGCAATCCGAACGGGGATCGGGGGACTGGACAAGATACTGAACGGGGGCATGCGCCGCGGAGAGGTAATGGTCATCGGGGCTCGGCCCAAGCATGGGAAGACGGCGCTGTCGCTGACCATGGCGCGCAACATGGCGCGGGATCACAGCGTCCTGTTCCTGAGCCAAGAGATGCCGATCTCTCAGCTGATGCACCGGCACACTGCCGCCGCCGGGTCCTTCGATCTGGCGCGCATTCTGGCCGCAGACGCTGGGGACCACGACATGTGGGACGCGGTAGCAGACGCCGCGCGCCGCCTGGGCGACCTGAACCTGAACCACGATGACCAGTGCAGCCTCTCGCTCATGGACATCCGCCGGAAGGCGATCAAGGTCAAGCGTGAAAGAGGCCTTGACGTGCTGTTCGTGGACTTTCTGCAACTCATGGCAGGAGCCGGCGAGGAGAGCCGAAATCGCGAGCTGGATGTGATCGTCAACGGCATCAAAGCCCTGGCGCTCGATCTCGGCATCTGCGTGGTGGTGCTGAGCCAGATGAGCCGTAAGGCCGATGAGCACTACAGCCGCCCGGCCATGACCTACCTCCGCGATTCGGGCGCGATCGAGGCTGCTGCTGACCAGATCGCGCTGCTGTTCACGGACTGGGCCCACCCGTTGAGCAAGCGAAAGCCGGAGTTCCAGGGGTTTGCCGAACTCGAGATAGTCGCGCATCGCAACGGGCCCCAGGGGCTCGTGCCGCTGGAGTTCATCGGCAAGTACCAGCAGATGGGCGACTGGCTGCACCCGCTGCCTGTGCACACCCAATCCACCATGCCCGTGAGCCGCGGCGCGAAATTCTGA
- a CDS encoding head maturation protease, ClpP-related has translation MSLTKLPEIRADHRLGAAQFDARPDALERWQPEVRAATEGDNAISIYDAIGESWDGTGVTSKRIGAALRSIGAGKDVTVNLNSPGGDFFEGVAIYNLLRQHDGKVTVRVMGLAASAASVIAMAGDEILMGDGAFLMVHNAWAVAVGNRHDMRDAADRLEPFDVSMASVYAARAGISVAEAAALMDKETWIGAAQAVEDGFATGLIDSKDITKNASAHVERKTLALVEASMARAGHSRAVRRDAFKALFSGKPGAAEETAMPGAGEAAALLQSLTNSLKV, from the coding sequence ATGAGCCTGACAAAACTCCCTGAGATCCGCGCCGATCACCGCCTGGGCGCCGCGCAATTCGACGCTCGGCCGGATGCGCTGGAGCGTTGGCAGCCGGAGGTGCGCGCCGCGACCGAGGGCGACAACGCCATCTCCATCTACGACGCCATCGGCGAGAGCTGGGACGGCACCGGCGTGACTTCCAAGCGGATCGGCGCAGCGCTGCGCTCAATCGGCGCAGGCAAGGACGTGACGGTCAACCTGAACTCCCCGGGCGGCGACTTCTTCGAGGGCGTGGCCATCTACAACCTGCTGCGCCAGCACGATGGCAAGGTGACGGTGCGCGTGATGGGCTTGGCAGCCTCGGCCGCGTCGGTCATCGCCATGGCGGGCGACGAGATCCTGATGGGCGACGGCGCCTTCCTCATGGTGCACAACGCCTGGGCGGTGGCCGTTGGCAACCGGCACGACATGCGCGACGCCGCCGACCGGCTGGAACCCTTCGATGTCTCCATGGCGAGCGTCTACGCCGCGCGGGCGGGCATCTCCGTTGCGGAGGCGGCAGCCCTGATGGACAAGGAAACGTGGATCGGCGCCGCGCAGGCGGTCGAGGACGGCTTCGCCACGGGCCTGATCGACAGCAAAGACATCACGAAGAACGCCAGCGCGCATGTCGAGCGCAAGACGCTGGCGCTCGTGGAGGCCTCCATGGCGCGCGCGGGGCACTCCCGCGCGGTTCGCCGTGATGCCTTCAAAGCCCTTTTCTCTGGCAAGCCGGGCGCTGCCGAAGAAACCGCCATGCCGGGCGCTGGCGAAGCCGCAGCACTGCTGCAATCCCTCACCAACTCCCTGAAAGTTTGA
- a CDS encoding HNH endonuclease: MATRPRIPAAATRINMAQATRMQQAPRIGATYRDRGRGRQEARLRIWLRDGPNCKGCGKLIDITPGTPDPFELDHTVPLWKGGKDADHNRQCLCPECHDAKTRGEAGERAQAGYPKD, from the coding sequence ATGGCCACTCGCCCTCGCATCCCCGCCGCTGCTACCCGCATCAATATGGCCCAGGCCACGAGGATGCAGCAGGCGCCACGCATCGGGGCAACCTACCGCGACCGAGGTAGAGGCAGACAGGAGGCCCGGCTGCGCATCTGGCTGCGGGATGGCCCCAACTGCAAGGGCTGCGGCAAGCTGATCGACATCACGCCCGGCACGCCGGACCCCTTCGAGCTGGATCACACGGTCCCACTCTGGAAGGGTGGCAAGGACGCCGACCACAACCGCCAGTGCCTGTGCCCGGAATGCCATGACGCCAAGACCAGGGGCGAGGCGGGGGAGCGGGCGCAGGCTGGATACCCAAAGGATTGA
- a CDS encoding helix-turn-helix domain-containing protein, producing the protein MDLEPRDLVLALKAKGFTQKQIQAETGIPQPTISKIERGDSRDVMSRNYRALVAMHAKVAGEMPAPAPVASAEAASAAG; encoded by the coding sequence ATGGACCTCGAACCCCGTGATCTAGTGCTCGCGCTTAAGGCCAAGGGCTTTACGCAGAAGCAGATCCAAGCCGAAACCGGCATCCCTCAGCCCACCATCAGCAAGATCGAACGAGGCGACTCTAGGGACGTGATGTCCCGGAACTACCGGGCGCTCGTTGCCATGCACGCGAAGGTGGCCGGTGAAATGCCCGCGCCTGCACCAGTTGCAAGCGCCGAAGCTGCTTCTGCGGCGGGCTGA
- a CDS encoding terminase small subunit, with the protein MPRGGARPGAGRPKKSAPADAPKPAEPAKKRAPRKPASAPAVDAEGFKTDPNWPFGQERPPPPKDLSELTPLEFLLQVMRDEVEDKRTRIQAAQLAAPYVHPKKGESGKKDEKQAAAKQVASRFAAGAPPKLVAAGGKKV; encoded by the coding sequence ATGCCCAGAGGTGGTGCGCGACCTGGTGCGGGCCGCCCGAAAAAATCTGCACCGGCTGACGCGCCGAAGCCGGCGGAGCCAGCGAAGAAGCGGGCGCCCCGCAAGCCAGCGTCAGCGCCGGCGGTTGACGCGGAGGGCTTCAAGACCGATCCGAACTGGCCCTTCGGGCAGGAGAGGCCGCCGCCCCCGAAGGACCTAAGCGAGCTGACCCCACTGGAATTTCTCCTGCAGGTCATGCGGGACGAGGTTGAGGACAAGAGGACGCGGATTCAGGCGGCGCAGCTCGCCGCTCCGTACGTCCACCCCAAGAAGGGCGAGAGCGGCAAGAAGGATGAGAAGCAGGCCGCGGCCAAGCAGGTTGCGAGTCGGTTCGCCGCCGGCGCGCCGCCGAAGTTGGTCGCCGCTGGCGGGAAGAAGGTGTAA